A stretch of DNA from Ignisphaera cupida:
GATGTATTCTACGACTATTCTACTTGACCAATATTCTGCTAGCATGGCTAACTCATTACACATAACTTTTTATTATTGTGCATTTAGGTTTTGTATTCACAGAAAGTTGGTGTTGTTATATGAGGAAATTATTTGTTTTTACGTTTTCAGCTGACTATAGACATAGCTATATTGTTACAGCTATAGAGGTTTTGACTAGGCTAGGTGAAAAAACTAGGTTGTTTGATGTTTATGCAACTGAGGAGATGGCGGATTTTAATAGAAATTTTCTAAGGAATTTTGATGGTGTTATGTTTTTAATTTCTGGTGATGTGCCTTTTTCAGATGAGCAAAAAGAGCTTCTAATTGATTTCGTTACGTCTGGAGGAGGCTTTGTTGGTGTTCACAATGCAGCTGCTGCACTATATTCCTTTGCTAGATATGGTGAAATGCTTGGTGGCTATTTCCATTCTCATCCATGGGTTCAAGAAGCTCTTTTCATTGTTGAGGATCAGAATCATCCATCAACAAGGCATTTGCCAAGGAGGTTCAAGGCATTTGAGGAAATTTACTTGTTTAAGAATTGGATAGGTAGAAATAGAACAAAGGTGTTGATAAGTCTTGACATATCATCTGTTGATCTGAGTAAAGCTCCTAAGGAAATTCAGGACTATCCCATTGCCTGGTGCCATAGGTATGGTGGTGGAAAAGTGTTTTATACTGCTTTTGGCCATTTATCGTCTAGGTGGAGAGAAGAATGGTTTCAAAAACATGTTTTAGGTGGAATTCAATGGGTTTTGGAAAAAGAGTAGAAATTTATTGGCAACTTCCTGAACACATTCATGGTATTATGAAAAACTCATTGTAGTTTTTAATGCTTGTCTCCTTTATCTTAACCTCCCATATATCAAATTCTCTAAGACTTTTTATAGTCTCTACGAAAGCATTAACTCTATCATCATCTCCCTCAACATGTATTTCCACACTACCATCAGGCAAATTCCTTACATATCCAAAGACCCCAAATGCAAGTGCAATGCTCTTTATCCTAGCTCTAAAGCCCACACCTTGCACATCACCATAAACATGCATCATCACAGCTTTAGCCATGCAAATCACCAATTTACTTTATAGCTAAACAACTCTGAAAACACATTTAGACAATTTAATTAAAAAGCTATTCCTCACAGAGTTTTGTCTCCATTAACTCGAGAGAATCTTTATCTTCGCTTTTTCAAGCTTCTAAACCTTCTTAACTCTCCTCGTAGCTATGATATCTGTGCCACACACATTCCTTATTATAACATCACCAACCTCTACAGGTGCTTCAACCTCAATTCTTGCCAGCATCTTCATTACTTGCCAAATACAGTCTTTGGGTACAGGATCGCGAGTAATGACAGATACTGTTGGCATATCCCCTCCCCTTACTTTAACAACACTCATAACATATCTTACAGGATTTGAGATTTCGCTTTTTGCAAATTCGATTCCACGTGGACAAAGAGCTCCTTCAACACTTTCAATCGAGTTGTCCTTTATGGTTACTCTCAATGTGCAACTAGCTGGACAGCGTATGCAAACCATCTCCACTATCTTATTCATCTAGGCTTCACCTGTATTGTAATTTTATCAGCATTTTCATTGATTTTGTTAAGAATATTCCTTCCTATTTTGAATCTAATCATTTCAGCTGGTCTTACACCAAAGTGAAACATTCTAAAGTTTAGCTCAGGTATTTCAACAAAAACATTTCTCTCTGGTTGAGCTACCCTAGCATATATTACAACATCTCTTTCTCCACCAATCATTTGTGGAACAACTAGCCTGATGTTTCTACCCTTCTTAACATATTTCCAATTCTTTGTAGGCATACCACCATTATCAACAAAGACCTTTGCTCCTTCTGCCGCAATTTCACCTTGCTCAACAGCATAATCAACAAGATCGTTTATCACCAAAGCATTTCCAGCAACAAATACACCAGGAATGCTAGTCTCTAGATACTCATTTACAACAGGTCCTCCAGTAGAAGGATCTACGACAACCCCGAGTTTCTCCAGTAAATCGATATTGGGTCTGAGACCAGCAGATACCACAACAGTATCACATGGTATTTCAAATTCTGTTCCATCTATAGGCCTCAAATTCTCATCTACTTTCGCCACAACTACTTTCTCAACTCTCTTCCTCCCAACAATTCTCACAACAGTATGCTGCAAAAGCAAAGGTATGTTGAAATCAACTAAACACTGCAGTATATTTCTCATTAACCCTCCTGGATATGGAAGTATTTCTACAACTGCTTTTACCTTAGCACCCTCTAGCGTAAATCTTCTAGCCATTATCAATCCAACATCGCCAGAACCTATAATCACTATCTCCTTTCCTGGTAAAACACCATAGATATCCATAAGCGTTTGAGCCTCGCCTGCTGTATATATCCCATCTGGTCTATCCCCAACAACACCTATTTCAAAAATGTGTCTTTCCCTAGCCCCAGTTGCATATATTATTGTTTTAGCATATATTCTCATTACTCCTTGAGGTGTAATAACATTTACTAGTTTCTTGTCATAGTCTATATACTCAATGCTATGAACATGTGCTCTCAACAAATACTCAACCTTTAAGCTCTCCAACTTGTCTAATAGCCTTGTTATAAATTGCGTACCTGTTAAATCCTCTCTAAAATAGTGTAAGCCAAAACCTGGATGAATACATTGAAGTGGTATTCCCCCAAGTAGATCCCTATTCTCAACTAAAATCGGTTTTAAGCCTAATTCAGTTGCCTTTATAGCTGCTGCAATACCTGCGGGGCCTCCACCTATAATAACTGTGTCATACTTTAGAAACTTCATTTTCTTCACCTACTTTCTTACTCCACAAAATCTTTATCTCACCTATGCCATAGCTACTCTTCTTCACAACAACATCATAATATGGAATACTCAGCTTATCAGATACCACTTTTGCTACTCTCCATCGACAGAAAGAGCCTTGGCATTTTCCAAAACCTGTATAGATTCTGAACTTCAACCCATCTAAAGTAATTGTCTTAATACCAATTTTCATCATTCTATCAATTGCTTCCAGCACTTCTGCTTTAGACACCATTTTGCAATAGCAAACTATTTCACCATAGTCAGGATTCTTTCTTATCAAATCATCTATTTCACTCAATGATTTGCCACTTAACCTAGTTATGTCATGTCTGTAGGGATTCCAACTACCTTTCCTAATCAACTTCACATCATATGTATTTGCAACTAACTCAACTACGTATTCAGCAATTGCTGGTGCTGCTGTTAGTCCTG
This window harbors:
- a CDS encoding ThuA domain-containing protein, with amino-acid sequence MRKLFVFTFSADYRHSYIVTAIEVLTRLGEKTRLFDVYATEEMADFNRNFLRNFDGVMFLISGDVPFSDEQKELLIDFVTSGGGFVGVHNAAAALYSFARYGEMLGGYFHSHPWVQEALFIVEDQNHPSTRHLPRRFKAFEEIYLFKNWIGRNRTKVLISLDISSVDLSKAPKEIQDYPIAWCHRYGGGKVFYTAFGHLSSRWREEWFQKHVLGGIQWVLEKE
- a CDS encoding acylphosphatase, which translates into the protein MAKAVMMHVYGDVQGVGFRARIKSIALAFGVFGYVRNLPDGSVEIHVEGDDDRVNAFVETIKSLREFDIWEVKIKETSIKNYNEFFIIP
- a CDS encoding DUF1667 domain-containing protein, producing MNKIVEMVCIRCPASCTLRVTIKDNSIESVEGALCPRGIEFAKSEISNPVRYVMSVVKVRGGDMPTVSVITRDPVPKDCIWQVMKMLARIEVEAPVEVGDVIIRNVCGTDIIATRRVKKV
- a CDS encoding NAD(P)/FAD-dependent oxidoreductase, whose product is MKFLKYDTVIIGGGPAGIAAAIKATELGLKPILVENRDLLGGIPLQCIHPGFGLHYFREDLTGTQFITRLLDKLESLKVEYLLRAHVHSIEYIDYDKKLVNVITPQGVMRIYAKTIIYATGARERHIFEIGVVGDRPDGIYTAGEAQTLMDIYGVLPGKEIVIIGSGDVGLIMARRFTLEGAKVKAVVEILPYPGGLMRNILQCLVDFNIPLLLQHTVVRIVGRKRVEKVVVAKVDENLRPIDGTEFEIPCDTVVVSAGLRPNIDLLEKLGVVVDPSTGGPVVNEYLETSIPGVFVAGNALVINDLVDYAVEQGEIAAEGAKVFVDNGGMPTKNWKYVKKGRNIRLVVPQMIGGERDVVIYARVAQPERNVFVEIPELNFRMFHFGVRPAEMIRFKIGRNILNKINENADKITIQVKPR